One Chitinophagaceae bacterium C216 genomic window carries:
- a CDS encoding NADH-quinone oxidoreductase subunit 12 → MKVELILIPLLPLLGFIVNGLLRNYLSKGLVGIIGSGTILGSFILSVMAFLQVKAGNTAIVEYFDFIKIETLRIPFAFQVDQLTALFLLIITGVGFLIHVYSTSYMHEEKPHQFARYFAYLNLFVFSMLLLVMGANFVILFIGWEGVGLCSYLLIGFWFKNIDYTKAASKAFVMNRIGDLAFLIALFMLINKLGTVTFSEIFTIETLSKLSSFDITVITTLLFIGATGKSAQIPLYTWLPDAMAGPTPVSALIHAATMVTAGIYMIARSNLMYSMAPGTLNCIAIIGIATALLAASIALKQNDIKKVLAYSTVSQLGYMFLALGTGAYVAAVFHVMTHAFFKALLFLGSGSVIHAMGGEQDMRKMGGLSKYMKVTNITFLIGCLAIAGIPGFSGFFSKDEILANAFATSPVLYVLGIIGALMTAFYMFRLYATTFKGDFRGTEEQRHHLHESPAAITIPLIVLAILSIIGGYVGIPEFLAHGAHSLKAFLDPVFAASAPELAKLGHHHPDHSTEWLLTGVSSALIIIMIVIAWTRYSKKPDLDEAQGFGKLLQDKWYVDELYNALIVRPLDALGKFLNNVFEKNIVDGIVNGVGRLVSYGGRQLRWLQSGQTGAYVLLMVVGMLIVFTLQFFLRK, encoded by the coding sequence ATGAAAGTTGAACTGATCTTAATACCATTATTGCCGTTATTAGGTTTTATAGTCAATGGGCTATTAAGAAATTACTTATCGAAAGGGCTTGTGGGAATTATCGGCAGTGGCACCATACTCGGTTCTTTTATACTGAGTGTAATGGCATTTCTGCAGGTAAAAGCAGGGAATACGGCTATTGTAGAGTATTTTGATTTTATCAAGATAGAAACATTGCGCATTCCTTTTGCCTTTCAGGTCGATCAGCTCACTGCTCTTTTCCTTTTAATCATCACGGGTGTAGGTTTTCTGATTCATGTATACTCGACTTCCTACATGCATGAGGAAAAACCGCATCAGTTTGCCCGTTATTTTGCCTACCTCAACCTATTCGTGTTTTCCATGCTGCTGCTGGTAATGGGAGCTAACTTTGTCATTCTCTTCATCGGATGGGAAGGTGTAGGTTTATGTTCTTATTTACTCATCGGATTCTGGTTTAAAAATATCGATTATACAAAAGCTGCCTCAAAAGCTTTTGTGATGAACCGTATTGGCGACCTAGCATTTCTTATTGCATTATTTATGCTTATCAATAAGCTGGGTACAGTCACCTTTTCCGAAATCTTTACTATAGAGACTTTAAGCAAATTATCGAGCTTTGATATTACCGTAATTACAACATTATTATTTATAGGAGCTACCGGTAAGAGCGCTCAGATTCCTTTATATACTTGGCTGCCCGATGCGATGGCAGGTCCCACACCTGTATCTGCACTGATCCACGCTGCAACCATGGTAACAGCCGGTATTTACATGATCGCACGTAGCAATCTGATGTATTCTATGGCTCCGGGCACGTTAAATTGTATAGCCATTATAGGCATTGCCACAGCTTTACTGGCTGCAAGCATTGCTTTGAAACAAAATGATATTAAAAAAGTATTGGCTTACTCTACCGTAAGTCAACTGGGGTACATGTTCCTCGCATTGGGGACCGGAGCGTATGTAGCTGCAGTATTCCACGTAATGACGCATGCATTCTTCAAAGCTTTATTATTCTTGGGTTCCGGTTCGGTAATCCATGCCATGGGTGGCGAACAAGACATGCGTAAAATGGGGGGACTCAGCAAATACATGAAAGTAACCAATATTACTTTCCTTATCGGATGTTTGGCAATTGCCGGTATCCCCGGATTCTCTGGGTTCTTCTCCAAAGACGAAATTCTCGCCAATGCCTTTGCCACTTCACCCGTATTATATGTATTGGGTATTATAGGAGCATTAATGACTGCATTTTATATGTTCCGCCTATATGCCACTACTTTCAAAGGTGATTTCCGCGGTACTGAAGAACAGAGACATCATCTGCACGAAAGCCCCGCTGCTATTACTATTCCTTTGATAGTACTGGCTATACTTTCCATCATAGGTGGTTATGTTGGAATTCCTGAGTTTCTGGCTCACGGTGCGCATTCTTTAAAGGCGTTTCTAGACCCCGTATTTGCAGCCTCCGCTCCAGAGCTGGCAAAACTGGGACATCACCATCCCGACCATAGCACAGAGTGGTTATTAACCGGAGTATCTTCTGCACTCATCATTATCATGATCGTCATAGCGTGGACACGATATAGCAAGAAACCCGATTTGGATGAAGCACAAGGTTTCGGCAAACTGTTGCAGGATAAATGGTATGTAGATGAGCTTTATAATGCTTTAATCGTAAGACCATTGGATGCCTTGGGCAAATTCTTGAACAATGTATTTGAAAAAAATATTGTGGACGGCATTGTAAATGGAGTGGGACGCTTAGTGAGTTACGGAGGAAGACAATTACGCTGGTTGCAAAGCGGTCAAACAGGTGCTTATGTGTTGCTGATGGTAGTAGGCATGCTTATCGTATTTACATTACAATTCTTTTTAAGAAAATAG
- a CDS encoding NADH-quinone oxidoreductase subunit 11 has product MPINYYIVLSLALFTIGIVGVLTRRNAIIVFMCIELMLNSVNLLLVAFSKMQAVAKEALPAFSGSDGQLFVFFIMVVAAAEVSVGLAIIVMMYRNIHAVDINFLNRLKH; this is encoded by the coding sequence ATGCCTATAAATTATTACATCGTATTGTCTTTAGCACTATTCACAATAGGAATAGTGGGTGTGCTCACGCGCAGAAATGCCATCATTGTATTTATGTGCATTGAGCTGATGTTGAACTCTGTCAACCTGCTGTTGGTAGCCTTCTCAAAAATGCAGGCAGTAGCCAAAGAAGCATTACCGGCATTCTCCGGTTCAGACGGACAGCTGTTTGTATTTTTTATTATGGTAGTAGCAGCAGCCGAGGTAAGCGTGGGCCTAGCAATCATCGTAATGATGTATCGCAACATTCATGCGGTAGATATTAATTTTTTGAATAGACTAAAACATTAA